From Desulforegula conservatrix Mb1Pa:
ATTTATAATTTGCTTGTTGCTCTTTATCTTCGATATTATTCCAGTAAAATCATCTGTTATACCAATCAATCACAGATTTGCTCGTCGGTCAGCATATGAAAAATAATGTTCTTCCAATCTTCAGATATATTTTATAAAACTAGTAATAATAATTGAATTGAATGTCAGAATTGGCTTGAGTTTTATTTATGAAAAGAGTATTTGAACGTGTTAAACTTGGATTTTAGACTATGTTCAGTGGTTTTTCCAAAATAGCAGTAATTTGCCAGTCCGTGATTTTGCCTGAAACAATTTTAATATATAACTGAAATTTCCGGAGAATATTTGCCTGTTAAATGCTGAATAGTCCGGGATTCAATGCTGGAAGGGAGAACTGGGATGAAAAAATTTATGCTGAAACTGATTTTCTGGCTTATTATTTTTTGTATTATTGGCTTGGCCGGGTATCAGAATCTGTCTTTTTTTATGAACAAGTATGCTTTTAGTATAAATTATTATTTCGGCGCTTACAGTTTTCCTGAAGTATATACAGGCCTTTATTGCGCAGGTTTTTTCATGATTGGTTTTGTGCTCGCATCCATATTCTCAATTGGTTTTAAATTCAGAACCAACAGAATTATAAAACAACTGAAAAATGATATATCTCTACATGAACGATCGATTTCAGCCTTAAGAAATGGAGGGCCCAAGCCTGCGGCTTCGCCTGATACCGGCCAGATTGCCTCTGAATCTTGACTTTAAGATAATGCTGACCCGGCCATAAGGCCGGGTTTTTAGTTTAAAACAAGAGAGGAAATCCAAATAACTGGTAAAATCTTCGATCTTTGTAAGTACATCTAAAAAAACAGGAATGCAGCACAAAATATGTCAGAACTAAAATCAACTCCCATGATGTCACAGTACTTTTCCATAAAGGAACAGTACAAAGATTCCATTCTTTTTTTTCGCATGGGCGATTTTTATGAGATGTTTTTTGAAGACGCTGAAATTGCTTCCAAAGTCCTTGACATAACACTTACATCAAGAAATAAAAATGAAGATATCCCTGTCCCAATGTGCGGGATTCCATACAAGGCCGCCGAAGCATATATAGCCAGGCTCATATCAAGGGACTATAAGGTTGCCATTTGCGACCAGGTGGAAGATCCCAAAAATGCTAAAGGAATTGTGAGGCGCGAAGTTGTCAGGGTCATCACTCCTGGCATGATCCTCGAGGACACACTCCTTGATGCAAGAATAAATAATTTTGTCGCTTCTATTTCTAAAAATGGTGAAGTTTTTGGTTTGTCTTGCCTCGATATTTCCACCGGAACCTTCAGGATATCTGAAACGACCGTATTTGAAGACGTTCTTGACGAGATTCTTCGTATAAAACCAAGTGAAGTAGTTGTTTCCGAAAAGAACAAGGATGACGGCGATATTCTTTGCATTAAAAAATCGCTTGGATCAGTTTATTTCAGCTTTATTAACGACAACTCTTTTTCAATCAGGAATTCAAGGGATACGCTCCTTAATCATTTTTCAACTCGCAGCCTTGAAGGTTTCGGATGCGAGGATCTCCAATCGGGGATCTGCGCTGCAGGAGCGCTTCTTTCATATGTAAAAGAAACTCAGATGAAATCTTTGTCCCATGTGACAGGGCTTGTGCCTTACAGATCTTCTGATTTTCTAATTATAGATGACTCAAGCTTCAGAAATCTTGACGTATTTGTCAATCAGAGGACAGGCCAGAAAACAGGAGCATTGATAGATATAATAGATATGACCATGACTCCCATGGGTGGCAGACTACTGCGAAACTGGCTGAGATATCCGCTTGTCGACCTGTCTCAGATTGATGCTCGCCTTGATGCTGTGGATGAGGCTGTCAGGCTTCGTGCAGAAAGGGAGATTTCAAGAAATATTCTTAAATCTGTTGCTGATCTTGAACGCCTTGGGTCAAGGATCACAATGAACAGATGCAGCGCACGAGAGTTTGTGGCGCTCAAAAGATCTTTAAATGCCCTGCCTGAGTTGTGGATGGTATTATCTACATTCGAATCTCCCCTTTTTGATTTTCAGGAAAATCTGTCCGATCTTTCCATCCTTGCTGACTTAATAGATCAGGCCATAGCTGAGGATCCACCGGCATCCATTAACGAAGGCGGCATGATCAAGGAAGGATACAACTCAGAACTTGATGAACTGATATCAATAAGCAGGGACGGAAAAAGTTTTCTTGCAAAACTTGAGGCAGAAGAAAAAGAAAAGACCGGAATTTCAAGCCTTAAAGTCAAATACAACAGGGTTTTCGGTTATTTTATTGAAGTTTCAAAAGCTGCTTCTGAAAATGTTCCTGCAAGCTATGTAAGAAAGCAGACCCTTGTTAATGCTGAGAGATATATCACTGACGAGCTTAAGGTCTTTGAAACCAAGGTGCTTAATGCCTATGAAGAAAGAGTCGCACTTGAGCTTGCAATATTTGAGGATATCAGGCTTGAAATAGTAAAGCATAATCCCTCGATTCTTAAGGTCGCCTCTTTTATATCAAATATAGATTGCCTGACAGCAATTGCCCAGGTTGCCGAGGATAATGATTATGTGCGTCCTATAATGAATAATGACGGAATAATCAGGATTGAGGATGGCCGGCATCCGGTTGTGGAAAAAACCATTGATGCCGGTAAATATGTTCCTAATTCAATCTACCTTGATAACAACGAAAACCAGATACTTATAATAACCGGACCAAACATGGCAGGTAAATCAACTGTTCTGAGACAGGCGGCCCTGACAGTTCTGATGGCCCAGTCCGGTTTTTTCGTGCCTGCGGCAAGAGCGGACATTTCAGTAACAGACCGAGTATTTGTCAGGGTAGGAGCGTCTGATAATCTCGCTTCAGGTCAGAGTACATTCATGGTTGAGATGGAGGAGACTGCAAACATCATAAATAATGCGACTCCATCGAGCCTTGTGGTAATGGATGAGATAGGCAGAGGAACAAGCACTTTTGACGGAATAAGCATAGCATGGGCCATTGTGGAGTATCTTCATGATTTAAGCGCCTCAGGCGTAAAGACCCTTTTTGCGACTCATTATCATGAACTTACGGAACTTGATGCAATCAAGCCAAGGGTAAAAAATTTTAATATTGCTGTAAAAGAATGGAATGATGAGATAATATTTCTGCATAGGCTTGTGGAAGGCGGAGCAAGCAGAAGTTATGGAATACAGGTGGCAAGGCTTGCTGGAATTCCCCATGAAATAATTGCAAGATCAAAAAAAATTTTGACAAATCTTGAGTCTGGTTCACATGACCTCAGATCTGTTTCCCAAGGAACCCAGGCAAGGATGCAAAAGCAGTCCAGACCCCGGCAGCTGGAGTTATTTAGAAAACCTGAAAATGTTGTTGTGGAAATTTTGAAAGGAATTGATATATTGAGTCTCACTCCCCTCGAAGCCCTTAATAAGCTTAGTGAGTTAAAGGAAAAGATCAGGGATATACGATGATCATTGCCTGATCTTATAAGTCAGGATCATTTGGGGATTTGTATGCTTGTCCTTTGTTTTTTATGTCAGCAAGCAGTGAAATAATGGGTGCTTTTGGAAATTATATTTTTTTTGGGGGGTTACAGTAAGGAAGCGGCGCACTTAATAGCCTGGATTTATCTATGTATACATGAGGAGGCAGAGTACGACGCTGACGCAGCTAAAGCTCTAAAGACAATTTTCAGTGGTGTCCTTATGTTTTAAAAGTCAATATGTTAAAGTAAGAAAAGAAGCCCATGACCATTAATCACCGCACTAAATCAGCGGTTTCAAATTATAAATCCCTGTTTTTCTATCTGTTTCCGCTTCTTGTAGTATTTTTATACTCGCATGGATGTTATGCCGGATCAGAAGATAACGCATTGAAATTTTACACAAAAGCAGAAAGTCAGTATTCAAATATTTATAAATCAGGATTTCGTGAATCAAGGCAGAACTGGCTTGACTGTGCTGAAAACTTTAAAAAATCATATGATGCGGAGCCTGATGGAGACTACGCTCCTGTAAGTCTCTATTTCTATGGAAAAGTCTTTCGTGACCTGTATAAATTTTCCGGAAACCAGAATGATCTTGAAACAGCAAGCAAGGCATTTAAAAAAGTATCTGCATCTTTTCCTAAAAGCACATACAGCCACAAGGCAGAGACTGAACTGGATGGAATTCCTTCAATAAAGCCGTCTACTCCCCAATCCTCTACTAAGACCAGTGAATCTGCAAATAAAGAAAATCAGGCGGCGAAGAATACTCCTGAGCCTTCTAAAAAAGCTGATGCTGAAAAGACAAAGAAACCGGAGGAGGGGGGGATATCTCCAAAGACAGATGATAAAGGCAATGCGTCTTTAAAAGTAAGCACAAAAGAAAGCAAGCAATCAGAAAAAGAAGCGAACTCAGAGTCCACAGCTGTTTTAAACGCCAGGATTCCAAATATTACAGGAATAAGGCATTGGACCGAAAATGGTTACACAAGAGTGGTGATCGACTTGGATGCCAAAGTCTCTTACAAATACGGTGTCGATAAAAAGAAAAAAGAGGGCTTAGAATTAATTGTTTTTGATTTCAAAGGGTGCGGGATAGCAAGGAATCTAAAAAAAGAGTTTTCTTTTCAGAGTAAAGTCGCAAAAAGTGCTGTTATCAAAGAAAACAAGGGTTCTGTTTCTGTTCTTATAGCAGTAACAACTGCTGATAACTTCAATGTTTTTCCTCTCTCAGGCCCGAGTGACAAATTAAGATACAGGATTGTAATTGATTTAAAAGGCACTCCTAAAGCAGAAATATCTGAAACAGTATCCGTGTTAAACAAATCGGACAAAAAAAATGAGTCCCAAGACAAAGAACCAAAGAATAAAGAGGCTCTAAAGGCGTCCAATGTTGAAAAGCCTGCTGAGGTCAAAATCACCAAAGATGCTCCTCAGAAAACCGAAAACTTGAAAAATGCCACAGTCACAGATTATGACGCTGAACTTCAAAAGACAGGCAAGGGCAAGATAAAGCCGGGAGCACTGGCTAAACAGCTTGCGCTGGGTGTTAAAAAAATAGTGATCGATCCAGGTCATGGGGGCAATGATCCTGGAGCAATGGCTCAAAAAGGAATAAGGGAAAAGGATATCTCTCTTGCGCTTGCAAAGAGTCTGGCCCAGAGCCTTAAAAGAAGAACAGGTTGCGAGGTTGTTCTCACAAGAACTTCTGACAAATATCTTCATCTTGAGGAAAGAACAGCAATAGCAAATACTCAAAGGGCGGATCTTTTTATATCCCTCCACCTGAATTCCTCATCTGCAAAAGAAGCTATTGGCATAGAAACCTATTTTCTGAATCTTGCAACTGATGAATCTGCCATTGCTGTTGCTGCAAGGGAAAATGCCACTTCCACAAAAAATATCAGCGACCTTGAAGGCATTTTAAAGGATCTGATGAGAAACGCCAAAATAGATGAATCAAGCAGAATGGCAAAATATGTTCAAAAAAATATGTGTACTCATCTTTCAAGAAAATATACTCCTATAAAGGACAAGGGGGTCAAACAGGCGCCTTTTTATGTTCTGATAGGAGCACAGATGCCGGCTATACTTATTGAAACCGGCTTTATTTCAAACCTCCAGGAATTGGCAAAACTAACTTCTCCAGGCTATCAGGCCGATCTTACGGACTCAATAGCTGAAGGAGTGGTTCAATATATCAACTCTGTGTCAGCTCCTACATATGTCAAGACGCCCCCAAAAAAGAAGACCACCGAAAAAACTGATCCTAAAAAGAATATTTCACCCAAGAAGACTGAAAAAATAAAAAAGAAAAGCGGGGATAATTAATGAAATCCTTTGAGTTTTATAATCCTACAAAAATAGTCTTCGGAGAAGGCAAAACATCTGAAATAGGGGCTTTCACAGCTCCTATGGCTAAAAAAGTCATGCTTATTTACGGAAAGCAGAGCATCAGGAAAAATGGAATTTATGACAAGGTTGTTAAAAGCCTTGAAGAAGCAGGTATTTCCTTTGTCGAATGCAGCGGGGTAAAGTCAAATCCTGTTCTCAGCTTTGTTAAAAAAGGCATTCAGCTCTTCAGGAATGAAAATCTTGATGGAATAGTCGCTGTCGGCGGCGGAAGTGTTATTGATACTGCCAAGGCAATAGCAGCCGGTGTTTATTATGAAGGCGATGTTTGGGATTTCTTTCTTAATAAAGCCAGAGTTGAAAAAGCTCCTCCGATTACTGTGGTGCTTACTCTTGCCGCAACAGGGTCTGAAATGAACAGCGGAGGGGTAATTACAAACGAGGCAACATTTCAGAAATATAATCTGCACGGTGAGCTTCTTTTCCCCAAGGTTTCCATACTCGATCCTGTAAATACATATTCTGTCCCGCTTAATTATTCCATGTACGGAGCAGTCGATGCCATAATCCATCTGCTTGAAACCTATTTTAACGGCAGGGCAGAATACACGCCCATACAGGATTCGCTTGTCGAAGGTCTTGTAAAGAATATAATGGAAGCAGCAGCTGGGATCATTAGAAAATCCGATGATTACAATTCCCGGGCAGTAATGATGTGGGCAGCCTCTCTTGCGCTCAATGGATTGACTACTTCCGGAGCTGGCGCTGCTGGTTTTCCTATGCATATGATTGAGCATTCCCTGAGTGCTATTTATGATATTCCGCATGGTGCAGGTCTTTCGATAGTAGCTCCTGCCTGGATGAGGTATGCAGCTGAAAAAGATTATTCAAAATTTGCGCAATTTGCTGATAAGATTTTTGGAATAAAAAACGCAGATGAAGCTTTGGCAGCTTCACAGGGAATAAAAGCCCTTGAGGATTGGTTCAGATCAATATATGTTCCTGTTCGGCTGCAAGATGTTAATATTCCGCTTGATGATATTCCAAAGATAGCTGAGAATGCCCGTGGTCTTGCCAGAAGATGGGGGATGAAGGGTGAGTACAAACGAGAGATTATCGAAAATATTTTGAAAATAGCGGCATCCTGAAAGGATCAAAGTATGTCCGAAAACTGCATATTCTGTAAAATTGTAAATAAAGAGATACCATCCGAACTAATATATGAGGATGAAAAGCTGATTGTATTTAAGGATATCAGACCCCAGGCTCCGGTTCATCTTTTGATAGTTCCCAGAAAGCATATTAGATCAATCAATGACCTAAAACCTGAAGATCATGCAATCGCCGGAGATATGCTGATAGCAGCTCAAAAGATAGCTAAGCTTGTGGGAGTTGATAAAAATGGCTACAAGTTGAATTTCCATGTTGAAAAAGGCGGCGGTCAGGAAGTATTTCATCTTCACATGCATCTCGTAGGTGGATGGGAAAAGTAGTTTTTATATTTTAGTGATATAAAAAGTCGAATTATTAAAATAATAATAGACTTTTAAAGCCGTCTTTTTTATTCATGTTTAAATTATGGCCAAAAAGGGTTGACAATCCCTTTAATCTTTATAAAAGAAACTTTTGTATTAATCTTAAAATCGAGACAAGAGGAGAAAGAAATGGATTTTTTACCTGTAAAACCAACCATTATGAATGCTGTTGTAATCGCCTGTATTATTATGATTTTTGTTGGATTAGGAAAAGGCCTTGGAACTCCTGAAGGTGCCAAATTCTTTATTGGCGGAGTGCTTGTAGGTTTCCCTTCTTATCTTGGAAATATTCTTTATACAATCGGTTTCCAGGGTCACTAAGAGATCATACATAGTTTGAAAATTAAAGCCGCTTCCTAAAAAGGAGGCGGCTTTTTTTGTCAAAATATGTTTTTTGAAAAAAATAAGCGGAAACTTATTTTATTGATCTAACATCTTCCTTGTTCACAGGTTCCCATCTCAGGCCGCCCTTGAAACCATAGGCCCTGAAAATATAAAAATTCTGAATTTCCTTGCCTTTGCTTACGATATTTACTTCAACAGGCTGATCAACTCTTTCAAAGACCGTATAAAGTCTTGCAAGGTATTCAGTGGGAGATCTGTCCGTGACACCGACCGCATCCTTGCCTTTCAGCATTTCGTCGGTGAACCAGTAATCATATACATTTGGTCTGTTCCATTTGTTTATGGACACTGTTTCTGGCTGGCCTGGGGTGTAAAAAGCAAGTTCACTGGCAATCTGGTATCTGAATCCGAAAATGAACGTATTATCAGGAGAAGGCATTTTTTTAAGAATAGCATCAACATTTGAGCCAAGCTCTTTCCAGCCGGTTGTTTCCCTCGCTGTTCTGTCAAGCTTGCCTGGAAGGGGAAGTGCCTGCCAGGCAGTCTGAACAGCCACAATTGAGGTTATAAGGTATGCTGTCACAAGAGCAAAATTCCATACATCTCTTGTCTTTCCATGCTTTATTTCCTGAATGCTCTCTTTTGTGGTGTTCTCATCGTTTTTAGCAGAAGTATCAGGAGTAATCTCTGGTGTAGTGTTATCATCGACTTCGCTTGAAGAGTCATGTGATACTGAAATATTTTCATCCAAGGGATTTAATAGTTCCGGAATTTCTTCAGCAGGAATATGTTCTTTTATAGCCCTTGATTTCTTTTCAGGATGAAAAAACAGGGCGATGAGGATGCAAGCAGTCAGATATGCTGGTGCAGGCCAGTTTCCATACACCCTGGTATGAAGGCTTAGGATCATGAAAAAAGCAAACATAGGGAAAGATGTGTAGAAAAGATACCTTATTCTCAGATTGTTTCTGTGCTTTTTACCTGAAACAGATTTCCACCATGCAATTATACACATAATGAAAACAACCGGAGTCAGAAGCATGGCTTCAGAGCCTAAATATTCAAGAAAAAAACCAATATTGATGGCTGCTTTTTCATTTGCACCGCCAAGATAGGCAACATGCCTGAGTGAGCTCCATCCATTAAGCCCATTCCATACCAGAACAGGCACAAACATCAGAAATCCCAGGAAAACTCCTGCATATGGCTTAATACCTGCAAGTCTTGATCTGTATTCTCCTGAAAAAAGGCCGAAAAGAAACGCACACGGCAGAAAAATACCCATTGAAAACTTTCCGAGAATACCTATTCCGAACCAGAATCCACCAAGAAGCCAGTTTCTCCATCTGTCATTCTCATATGCAATGGCGATGTGATATGTAGCTCCTGCCCATCCGGCTGCCTGCACAGCATCAGCCGTCGCAAGAACTCCGCCCACGAAGAAAATAAGGACACCCTGGCTTAGTATGGATGTATGGAATGCTATCTTTGCCCCAAACCACCTTATGCACAGGAGCATAATATATAAGGAAGCGATTGAACCCATTATAACGGATGGGAGCCTTACAGCCTGTTCAGTATGACCAAGAAAACGGGTTGAAAGGTTGATCAACCATCCTATCATTGGAGCCTGGTCATGATAACCCCAGGCAAGATGTCTGCCCCATTGCCAGTAGTTGGTCTCATCAGGCGTTAATGGAAAATATCCTGAAAAATAGTATCTTATGAAAGTAAAACTGATGATAATCAAAAATGCGAGGGATGCATAACTGGTTTTCCGAAGGGCGGATTCCATTTTTAAACTCTTTTTTTGGGATATAAAATAACCGGTACGTATTTTGTTTATTTTACATACCGGTTTATTATTATTTTGTAATTGGTAAGCCTGATTTGCAAATAGACCTATTCTGGATTAACGCAGTCTCTAAGCTTGCCCGAACATTTGAAAGTTACGACCCTTCTTTCTGATAATGTAAGATCTTCACCAGTTGCAGGGTTTCTGCCGCGTCTTGAGTCTTTATCCTTTATGCAGAATTTACCAAATCCGGAGATGAGCACGTCTTCACCGTTTGCGAGAGAGTTTTTCATTATCTCAAGCAGAATTTCAATTATTTCCACAGATTTTTTTTTTGAGAAACCGAGGGCGTTCACTTTTTCAATAATATCATTTTTTGTTAGAGCCATGAATATCTCCTGAGGCACTTGTATACTGATCTAAAGTATTGTTAATTATCAAAAAGCCATATCAGCTGTAATTATTAAGTAAATCAAAATTTCCTGAAATCCGATTTTTTATGGTGGATAAACACCCTGAGTATATAAATGATCGAAATAATAAGTGTAATAGTCCCTTTCTTTTTCAATGTCTGTTTCTTCCGGCAGATGTCTTTTCATCATATCGGTTATCCATAATTCCCTTGCATGCTCATAGAGTATTTTTGTCAGAATTTCAGGATCTCCGATTATTTCCTTGTGTTCACGGACAAATCTATCTGCTGCCTTAAGAATTATCTTAACATTAAGAGTGTATTCCGAATCATCCCTCGAAGGGCAGTATTCTGAAAAAAACTCTTTTAGCACAGAAATTATCAGGCCTTCAACCGCATCAATACATTTCATTTGTACCCTTAATAAATAGA
This genomic window contains:
- a CDS encoding N-acetylmuramoyl-L-alanine amidase is translated as MTINHRTKSAVSNYKSLFFYLFPLLVVFLYSHGCYAGSEDNALKFYTKAESQYSNIYKSGFRESRQNWLDCAENFKKSYDAEPDGDYAPVSLYFYGKVFRDLYKFSGNQNDLETASKAFKKVSASFPKSTYSHKAETELDGIPSIKPSTPQSSTKTSESANKENQAAKNTPEPSKKADAEKTKKPEEGGISPKTDDKGNASLKVSTKESKQSEKEANSESTAVLNARIPNITGIRHWTENGYTRVVIDLDAKVSYKYGVDKKKKEGLELIVFDFKGCGIARNLKKEFSFQSKVAKSAVIKENKGSVSVLIAVTTADNFNVFPLSGPSDKLRYRIVIDLKGTPKAEISETVSVLNKSDKKNESQDKEPKNKEALKASNVEKPAEVKITKDAPQKTENLKNATVTDYDAELQKTGKGKIKPGALAKQLALGVKKIVIDPGHGGNDPGAMAQKGIREKDISLALAKSLAQSLKRRTGCEVVLTRTSDKYLHLEERTAIANTQRADLFISLHLNSSSAKEAIGIETYFLNLATDESAIAVAARENATSTKNISDLEGILKDLMRNAKIDESSRMAKYVQKNMCTHLSRKYTPIKDKGVKQAPFYVLIGAQMPAILIETGFISNLQELAKLTSPGYQADLTDSIAEGVVQYINSVSAPTYVKTPPKKKTTEKTDPKKNISPKKTEKIKKKSGDN
- a CDS encoding integration host factor subunit alpha, whose protein sequence is MALTKNDIIEKVNALGFSKKKSVEIIEILLEIMKNSLANGEDVLISGFGKFCIKDKDSRRGRNPATGEDLTLSERRVVTFKCSGKLRDCVNPE
- the mutS gene encoding DNA mismatch repair protein MutS, producing the protein MSELKSTPMMSQYFSIKEQYKDSILFFRMGDFYEMFFEDAEIASKVLDITLTSRNKNEDIPVPMCGIPYKAAEAYIARLISRDYKVAICDQVEDPKNAKGIVRREVVRVITPGMILEDTLLDARINNFVASISKNGEVFGLSCLDISTGTFRISETTVFEDVLDEILRIKPSEVVVSEKNKDDGDILCIKKSLGSVYFSFINDNSFSIRNSRDTLLNHFSTRSLEGFGCEDLQSGICAAGALLSYVKETQMKSLSHVTGLVPYRSSDFLIIDDSSFRNLDVFVNQRTGQKTGALIDIIDMTMTPMGGRLLRNWLRYPLVDLSQIDARLDAVDEAVRLRAEREISRNILKSVADLERLGSRITMNRCSAREFVALKRSLNALPELWMVLSTFESPLFDFQENLSDLSILADLIDQAIAEDPPASINEGGMIKEGYNSELDELISISRDGKSFLAKLEAEEKEKTGISSLKVKYNRVFGYFIEVSKAASENVPASYVRKQTLVNAERYITDELKVFETKVLNAYEERVALELAIFEDIRLEIVKHNPSILKVASFISNIDCLTAIAQVAEDNDYVRPIMNNDGIIRIEDGRHPVVEKTIDAGKYVPNSIYLDNNENQILIITGPNMAGKSTVLRQAALTVLMAQSGFFVPAARADISVTDRVFVRVGASDNLASGQSTFMVEMEETANIINNATPSSLVVMDEIGRGTSTFDGISIAWAIVEYLHDLSASGVKTLFATHYHELTELDAIKPRVKNFNIAVKEWNDEIIFLHRLVEGGASRSYGIQVARLAGIPHEIIARSKKILTNLESGSHDLRSVSQGTQARMQKQSRPRQLELFRKPENVVVEILKGIDILSLTPLEALNKLSELKEKIRDIR
- a CDS encoding lipopolysaccharide assembly protein LapA domain-containing protein — protein: MKKFMLKLIFWLIIFCIIGLAGYQNLSFFMNKYAFSINYYFGAYSFPEVYTGLYCAGFFMIGFVLASIFSIGFKFRTNRIIKQLKNDISLHERSISALRNGGPKPAASPDTGQIASES
- a CDS encoding glycosyltransferase family 39 protein, translated to MESALRKTSYASLAFLIIISFTFIRYYFSGYFPLTPDETNYWQWGRHLAWGYHDQAPMIGWLINLSTRFLGHTEQAVRLPSVIMGSIASLYIMLLCIRWFGAKIAFHTSILSQGVLIFFVGGVLATADAVQAAGWAGATYHIAIAYENDRWRNWLLGGFWFGIGILGKFSMGIFLPCAFLFGLFSGEYRSRLAGIKPYAGVFLGFLMFVPVLVWNGLNGWSSLRHVAYLGGANEKAAINIGFFLEYLGSEAMLLTPVVFIMCIIAWWKSVSGKKHRNNLRIRYLFYTSFPMFAFFMILSLHTRVYGNWPAPAYLTACILIALFFHPEKKSRAIKEHIPAEEIPELLNPLDENISVSHDSSSEVDDNTTPEITPDTSAKNDENTTKESIQEIKHGKTRDVWNFALVTAYLITSIVAVQTAWQALPLPGKLDRTARETTGWKELGSNVDAILKKMPSPDNTFIFGFRYQIASELAFYTPGQPETVSINKWNRPNVYDYWFTDEMLKGKDAVGVTDRSPTEYLARLYTVFERVDQPVEVNIVSKGKEIQNFYIFRAYGFKGGLRWEPVNKEDVRSIK
- a CDS encoding iron-containing alcohol dehydrogenase, giving the protein MKSFEFYNPTKIVFGEGKTSEIGAFTAPMAKKVMLIYGKQSIRKNGIYDKVVKSLEEAGISFVECSGVKSNPVLSFVKKGIQLFRNENLDGIVAVGGGSVIDTAKAIAAGVYYEGDVWDFFLNKARVEKAPPITVVLTLAATGSEMNSGGVITNEATFQKYNLHGELLFPKVSILDPVNTYSVPLNYSMYGAVDAIIHLLETYFNGRAEYTPIQDSLVEGLVKNIMEAAAGIIRKSDDYNSRAVMMWAASLALNGLTTSGAGAAGFPMHMIEHSLSAIYDIPHGAGLSIVAPAWMRYAAEKDYSKFAQFADKIFGIKNADEALAASQGIKALEDWFRSIYVPVRLQDVNIPLDDIPKIAENARGLARRWGMKGEYKREIIENILKIAAS
- a CDS encoding histidine triad nucleotide-binding protein; the protein is MSENCIFCKIVNKEIPSELIYEDEKLIVFKDIRPQAPVHLLIVPRKHIRSINDLKPEDHAIAGDMLIAAQKIAKLVGVDKNGYKLNFHVEKGGGQEVFHLHMHLVGGWEK